In a genomic window of Curtobacterium flaccumfaciens pv. betae:
- a CDS encoding HdeD family acid-resistance protein: MDSRAVRTFRVFVVVTAVVAIALGIVAIVWPRPSLVLVALLFGVYLVVAGALRVFAAVRGHGTRPVWRWTSGIVGGLVAVAGLVTLLDPAIPLVVYAVLAGVGFLIEGVAAIVGGFVGHPGSSRVPTVVSGVLSIIGGIVVLVAPGLALTVFMVFAGIALIVVGAAALLLLPPRAAVRR, translated from the coding sequence GTGGATTCTCGTGCCGTCAGGACGTTCCGGGTGTTCGTCGTCGTCACCGCCGTCGTCGCCATCGCACTGGGCATCGTGGCCATCGTCTGGCCCCGCCCGTCGCTCGTGCTCGTGGCGCTGCTGTTCGGCGTGTACCTCGTCGTGGCCGGGGCACTGCGCGTCTTCGCCGCGGTGCGGGGCCACGGCACCCGCCCGGTGTGGCGGTGGACGTCCGGCATCGTCGGCGGCCTGGTCGCGGTGGCGGGGCTCGTGACGCTGCTCGACCCGGCGATCCCGCTCGTCGTCTACGCCGTGCTCGCCGGGGTCGGGTTCCTGATCGAGGGGGTCGCCGCGATCGTCGGCGGCTTCGTCGGCCACCCGGGATCATCTCGCGTCCCGACCGTCGTCAGCGGCGTGCTGTCGATCATCGGGGGCATCGTCGTGCTCGTCGCGCCCGGACTCGCGCTCACCGTCTTCATGGTCTTCGCGGGCATCGCGCTCATCGTCGTCGGGGCCGCGGCCCTGCTGCTCCTGCCGCCGCGGGCCGCCGTCCGCCGGTAG
- a CDS encoding ANTAR domain-containing response regulator, which produces MSDTEATAPAPRRVVVAEDESLIRLDIVEILRDNGFDVVGEAGDGETAVQLATDLRPDLVVMDVKMPQLDGISAAEKLSKNHIAPVVLLTAFSQKDLVERATEAGALAYVVKPFTPNDLLPAIEIALSRYQQIITLEAEVADLVERFETRKLVDRAKGLLNEKMGLTEPEAFRWIQKASMDRRLTMHDVAKAIIEQLSAKK; this is translated from the coding sequence GTGAGTGACACAGAAGCAACAGCACCAGCACCCCGTCGCGTCGTCGTCGCCGAGGACGAGTCGCTCATCCGCCTCGACATCGTGGAGATCCTCCGCGACAACGGGTTCGACGTGGTCGGTGAAGCCGGTGACGGTGAGACCGCCGTCCAGCTCGCGACCGACCTCCGTCCCGACCTCGTCGTGATGGACGTCAAGATGCCCCAGCTCGACGGCATCTCCGCAGCCGAGAAGCTGTCCAAGAACCACATCGCGCCCGTCGTCCTGCTGACCGCGTTTAGCCAGAAGGACCTCGTCGAGCGTGCCACCGAGGCCGGCGCGCTGGCCTACGTGGTCAAGCCCTTCACCCCGAACGACCTGCTCCCCGCGATCGAGATCGCCCTCTCGCGGTACCAGCAGATCATCACGCTCGAAGCCGAGGTCGCCGACCTCGTCGAACGCTTCGAGACCCGCAAGCTCGTCGACCGCGCCAAGGGCCTGCTGAACGAGAAGATGGGCCTCACCGAGCCCGAGGCGTTCCGCTGGATCCAGAAGGCCTCGATGGACCGCCGCCTGACCATGCACGACGTCGCGAAGGCGATCATCGAGCAGCTCAGCGCCAAGAAGTAG
- a CDS encoding DUF779 domain-containing protein, with amino-acid sequence MPDTARVAVTTAAGELLGTLTARHGPLMFHQSGGCCDGSSPMCYPVGMFRTGPGDVLLGALRVDGLDPVEVYMSVSQFEYWKYTHLTIDVVDGRGGGFSVEVPEGKRFLTRSRMIDDAELADLGLVPRVART; translated from the coding sequence ATGCCCGACACCGCACGCGTCGCGGTGACGACGGCGGCGGGGGAGCTCCTCGGCACCCTCACCGCCCGGCACGGCCCGCTGATGTTCCACCAGTCCGGCGGCTGCTGCGACGGCTCGAGCCCGATGTGCTACCCCGTCGGCATGTTCCGGACCGGCCCGGGGGACGTCCTGCTCGGCGCGTTGCGTGTCGACGGGCTGGACCCGGTCGAGGTCTACATGTCGGTGTCGCAGTTCGAGTACTGGAAGTACACGCACCTGACGATCGACGTCGTCGACGGTCGCGGCGGCGGGTTCTCGGTCGAGGTCCCGGAGGGCAAACGGTTCCTCACCCGGTCGCGGATGATCGACGACGCCGAGCTCGCCGATCTCGGCCTGGTCCCGCGGGTGGCCCGGACGTAG
- a CDS encoding helix-turn-helix domain-containing protein, with product MRAPGRLRPLVAASWQRSARVDPDATPVLALDDDELDAVRHDGPFATLLPVVRRLLLEDSRSAGCVVAVADAAGRLVWVDGARSTRRAAEDMGFVPGADWSEDRVGTSAPGTALRLDRPVQIRSDEHYANAVKPFSCTSVPVHDASGATVGVLDLTGDDRAVERHTLSLLAATVAAAEAQLALAAVRPRARTPRVPSAELTVLGTDTAVLRIADRRVELSARHSELLVVLAAHPDGLAATDLAAAVYGDPRSVVTLRAEVVRLRRFLAQHAPDVTVTSRPYRVTGVRTDVDGVLSALERGARLQAVDRYAGPVLPGSAAPGVDAVRDLVRLRFRESVVADGGVDALLAWARTPDGATDALVLRALLAVLPRRSPRRAGLVAAIEALEGS from the coding sequence ATGCGCGCACCCGGTCGGCTCCGCCCGCTCGTCGCCGCGTCGTGGCAGCGGTCCGCCCGGGTCGACCCCGACGCCACCCCGGTCCTCGCCCTCGACGACGACGAACTCGACGCCGTACGGCACGACGGCCCCTTCGCCACCCTGCTGCCGGTGGTCCGTCGGCTGCTGCTCGAAGACTCCCGCTCGGCCGGGTGCGTCGTCGCCGTCGCGGACGCCGCGGGTCGTCTCGTCTGGGTCGACGGCGCCCGCTCCACGCGTCGCGCCGCCGAGGACATGGGCTTCGTCCCCGGAGCCGACTGGTCGGAGGACCGCGTCGGCACCAGCGCGCCCGGCACGGCACTGCGTCTGGACCGCCCGGTGCAGATCCGGTCCGACGAGCACTACGCGAACGCCGTCAAGCCGTTCTCGTGCACCTCCGTCCCGGTGCACGACGCGAGCGGCGCCACGGTCGGGGTGCTCGACCTGACGGGGGACGACCGCGCCGTCGAGCGGCACACGCTGTCGCTGCTCGCCGCCACGGTCGCCGCCGCCGAGGCCCAGCTGGCCCTGGCCGCGGTCCGCCCACGCGCGCGGACGCCCCGCGTGCCGTCGGCCGAGCTGACCGTGCTCGGGACCGACACCGCCGTGCTCCGGATCGCCGACCGCCGGGTCGAGCTGTCCGCCCGGCACTCCGAACTGCTCGTCGTGCTCGCCGCACACCCCGACGGCCTCGCGGCGACCGACCTCGCTGCCGCGGTCTACGGAGACCCGCGCTCGGTCGTCACCCTGCGCGCCGAGGTCGTCCGGCTCCGACGGTTCCTCGCGCAGCACGCGCCGGACGTGACCGTGACGTCGCGGCCGTACCGGGTGACCGGGGTCCGGACCGACGTCGACGGCGTGCTGTCCGCGCTCGAACGCGGGGCGCGCCTCCAGGCCGTCGACCGGTACGCCGGACCGGTCCTGCCGGGTTCCGCCGCACCCGGCGTCGACGCGGTCCGTGACCTGGTGCGGCTGCGGTTCCGCGAGTCGGTCGTCGCCGACGGCGGCGTCGACGCCCTGCTCGCGTGGGCGCGCACCCCGGACGGTGCGACCGACGCGCTCGTGCTCCGCGCGCTGCTCGCGGTGCTGCCGCGGCGGTCGCCGCGACGGGCCGGTCTCGTGGCGGCGATCGAGGCGCTCGAGGGCTCCTGA
- the pyk gene encoding pyruvate kinase: protein MRRAKIVSTLGPATSDYETVKEIIEAGVDVARLNLSHGDYSVHEANYVNVRRAAEELGKPVAILVDLQGPKIRLARFADGPHDLAVGDIFTITTEDVPGSKEICGTTFKGLPQDVKPGDPLLIDDGRVRLRVLDTDGVRVRTEVVVPGTVSNNKGINLPGVAVNVPALSEKDEADLRWAIRQGADLIALSFVRNASDVVRAHEIMDEEGKRLPVIAKVEKPQAVDALEEIIDAFDSIMVARGDLGVELPLEAVPIVQKRAVELSRRMAKPVIVATQMLESMISSPIPTRAETSDVANAVLDGADAVMLSGETSVGEYPVQTVRTMARIVESTEDHGLERIAPLGTKPRTLGGAITLAAVEIAEFTEASYLCVFTESGDSARRMSRLRHGLPIIAFTPNEATRRRMALTWGVRSFLVERKTHTDELFSQVDDVLLENGLAAPGDRVIVTAGSPPGIEGSTNDLRVHRVGDAHAEAAPAYVRD, encoded by the coding sequence TTGAGACGCGCAAAGATCGTTTCGACGCTCGGACCGGCAACGTCGGACTACGAGACCGTCAAGGAGATTATCGAAGCGGGCGTCGACGTCGCCCGCCTCAACCTCAGCCACGGTGACTACAGCGTCCACGAGGCCAACTACGTCAACGTCCGTCGTGCCGCCGAAGAACTCGGCAAGCCCGTCGCGATCCTCGTCGACCTGCAGGGTCCGAAGATCCGTCTGGCTCGGTTCGCCGACGGCCCGCACGACCTGGCGGTCGGTGACATCTTCACCATCACGACCGAGGACGTCCCCGGCTCGAAGGAGATCTGCGGCACGACGTTCAAGGGCCTGCCGCAGGACGTCAAGCCCGGTGACCCGCTGCTCATCGACGACGGCCGTGTCCGCCTCCGTGTCCTCGACACCGACGGCGTGCGGGTCCGCACCGAGGTGGTCGTCCCGGGCACGGTGTCCAACAACAAGGGCATCAACCTGCCCGGTGTCGCCGTCAACGTCCCCGCGCTCAGCGAGAAGGACGAGGCCGACCTGCGCTGGGCCATCCGCCAGGGTGCCGACCTCATCGCGCTGTCGTTCGTGCGCAACGCGAGCGACGTCGTGCGTGCCCACGAGATCATGGACGAAGAGGGCAAGCGCCTGCCGGTCATCGCCAAGGTCGAGAAGCCCCAGGCCGTCGACGCCCTCGAGGAGATCATCGACGCCTTCGACAGCATCATGGTCGCCCGCGGTGACCTCGGCGTCGAGCTCCCGCTCGAGGCCGTCCCGATCGTGCAGAAGCGCGCCGTCGAGCTGTCCCGCCGCATGGCGAAGCCGGTCATCGTCGCGACGCAGATGCTCGAGTCGATGATCTCGTCGCCGATCCCCACCCGCGCCGAGACGTCCGACGTCGCCAACGCCGTCCTCGACGGTGCCGACGCGGTCATGCTGTCCGGTGAGACGAGCGTCGGTGAGTACCCGGTGCAGACCGTCCGCACCATGGCGCGCATCGTCGAGTCCACCGAGGACCACGGGCTCGAGCGCATCGCCCCGCTCGGCACCAAGCCGCGCACCCTCGGCGGAGCGATCACCCTCGCCGCCGTCGAGATCGCCGAGTTCACCGAGGCGTCGTACCTCTGCGTCTTCACCGAGTCCGGCGACTCGGCCCGCCGCATGTCGCGCCTGCGCCACGGTCTGCCGATCATCGCCTTCACCCCGAACGAGGCCACGCGCCGCCGGATGGCCCTCACGTGGGGTGTCCGTTCGTTCCTGGTGGAGCGGAAGACCCACACCGACGAGCTCTTCTCGCAGGTGGACGACGTCCTCCTCGAGAACGGCCTGGCCGCCCCCGGCGACCGCGTCATCGTGACGGCCGGGTCCCCTCCCGGCATCGAGGGTTCGACGAACGACCTGCGCGTGCACCGGGTGGGCGACGCCCACGCCGAGGCCGCGCCGGCGTACGTCCGGGACTGA
- a CDS encoding aldehyde dehydrogenase family protein, whose amino-acid sequence MTIAPSPTSYAAPGEPGSLVEYRSRYDHFIGGEYVPSASGQYFENPTPVTGKVFTEIARGDSTDVDRAVAAGWKAFPAWGRTSAAERAVILNKIADRMEEHLEMLAVAETWENGKPIRETLGADIPLAIDHFRYFAGAIRAQEGSAGEIDHDTVAYHFHEPLGVVGQIIPWNFPILMAVWKLAPALAAGNCVVLKPAEQTPASIHVLVELIRDLLPAGVLNVVNGFGIEVGAPLAQHPDIRKIAFTGETTTGRLIMQYASQSLIPVTLELGGKSPNVFFPDVAAEKDSFYDKALEGFTFFNLNQGEVCTCPSRALVAKEIYDGFVADGLERVRAVKQGHPLDLSTMIGAQASNDQLEKILSYIDIGKQEGATLLTGGERADLGGELSGGYYVTPTVFEGDNSMRIFQEEIFGPVLALTSFSGYDDAIATANDTLYGLGAGVWSRDVTTLYRAGRDIQAGRVWSNTYHQYPAGAAFGGYKQSGIGRENHKMMLDHYQQTKNLLVSYADGPMGFF is encoded by the coding sequence ATGACCATCGCACCCTCGCCCACCAGCTACGCCGCACCCGGCGAGCCCGGCTCCCTGGTCGAGTACCGATCCCGGTACGACCACTTCATCGGCGGCGAGTACGTGCCGTCCGCCAGTGGGCAGTACTTCGAGAACCCGACGCCCGTCACGGGCAAGGTCTTCACCGAGATCGCCCGCGGCGACTCCACGGACGTCGACCGCGCCGTCGCCGCCGGATGGAAGGCGTTCCCGGCCTGGGGCCGGACGAGCGCGGCCGAGCGCGCCGTCATCCTCAACAAGATCGCCGACCGCATGGAGGAGCACCTCGAGATGCTCGCCGTCGCCGAGACGTGGGAGAACGGCAAGCCGATCCGCGAGACCCTCGGTGCGGACATCCCGCTCGCCATCGACCACTTCCGGTACTTCGCCGGGGCGATCCGTGCGCAGGAGGGCTCCGCCGGCGAGATCGACCACGACACCGTGGCCTACCACTTCCACGAACCGCTCGGCGTCGTCGGGCAGATCATCCCGTGGAACTTCCCGATCCTGATGGCGGTGTGGAAGCTCGCACCGGCCCTCGCCGCCGGCAACTGCGTCGTGCTGAAGCCCGCCGAGCAGACCCCGGCGTCCATCCACGTGCTCGTCGAGCTCATCCGCGACCTGCTGCCCGCCGGGGTGCTCAACGTCGTCAACGGCTTCGGCATCGAGGTCGGCGCACCGCTCGCGCAGCACCCGGACATCCGGAAGATCGCCTTCACGGGGGAGACCACCACCGGGCGGCTGATCATGCAGTACGCCTCGCAGAGCCTCATCCCGGTGACGCTCGAGCTCGGCGGCAAGAGCCCGAACGTGTTCTTCCCCGACGTGGCGGCCGAGAAGGACTCGTTCTACGACAAGGCACTCGAGGGCTTCACGTTCTTCAACCTGAACCAGGGCGAGGTCTGCACGTGTCCGTCCCGGGCACTCGTGGCGAAGGAGATCTACGACGGGTTCGTCGCCGACGGCCTGGAACGGGTCCGTGCCGTCAAGCAGGGACACCCGCTCGACCTGTCGACGATGATCGGTGCCCAGGCGTCGAACGACCAGCTCGAGAAGATCCTGAGCTACATCGACATCGGCAAGCAGGAGGGTGCGACGCTCCTGACCGGTGGTGAACGCGCGGACCTGGGCGGCGAACTCTCGGGCGGCTACTACGTCACCCCGACCGTGTTCGAGGGCGACAACTCGATGCGGATCTTCCAGGAGGAGATCTTCGGACCCGTGCTCGCCCTGACGTCCTTCAGCGGCTACGACGACGCGATCGCCACGGCCAACGACACCCTGTACGGGCTCGGCGCCGGGGTGTGGAGCCGTGACGTCACGACCCTCTACCGCGCCGGACGTGACATCCAGGCCGGGCGGGTGTGGTCGAACACCTACCACCAGTACCCGGCGGGCGCGGCCTTCGGCGGCTACAAGCAGTCCGGCATCGGGCGCGAGAACCACAAGATGATGCTCGACCACTACCAGCAGACGAAGAACCTGCTCGTCTCCTACGCCGACGGACCGATGGGCTTCTTCTGA
- a CDS encoding VIT1/CCC1 transporter family protein: MVAVSLRSDTPAPRADVRRWRRYLADERAEAAVYRNLAARRSGEEREILAALAEAEGRHADHWLDLLGDDVGRPRRGSLRTRVLAVLAKRFGSVFVLALMQRAEDRSPYADDSDATARMAADERIHGEVVRGLANRGRMRLSGTFRAAVFGANDGLVSNLALIIGISASGADRHFVLLSGIAGLLAGALSMGAGEYVSVRSQRELLEASAPHPEAGRAVSDLDVDANELALVYRARGMSEAEATEHAAQVLSGIGERRPATGSTAVTDDHEAVGTGLSAAVSSFCFFASGAIIPVLPFLFGMQGWPAIAVAGGLVGIALLGTGAVVGVLSGASPGKRAFRQLAIGFGAAIVTYALGLLFGTGSA, from the coding sequence ATGGTCGCTGTGAGCCTCCGATCCGACACCCCGGCGCCGCGCGCCGACGTCCGCCGCTGGCGTCGCTACCTGGCCGACGAACGTGCCGAGGCGGCCGTGTACCGCAACCTCGCCGCCCGCCGTTCCGGCGAGGAGCGCGAGATCCTCGCCGCGCTGGCCGAGGCCGAGGGACGGCACGCCGACCACTGGCTCGACCTGCTCGGCGACGACGTCGGACGGCCGCGGCGGGGGAGCCTGCGCACCCGGGTGCTCGCGGTGCTGGCCAAGCGGTTCGGGTCGGTCTTCGTCCTCGCGCTCATGCAGCGCGCCGAGGACCGCTCGCCGTACGCCGACGACTCGGACGCGACCGCGCGGATGGCCGCCGACGAGCGGATCCACGGCGAGGTCGTGCGCGGGCTCGCGAACCGCGGCCGGATGCGGCTGTCCGGCACGTTCCGGGCGGCGGTGTTCGGCGCGAACGACGGCCTGGTGTCCAACCTGGCGCTCATCATCGGCATCAGCGCGTCCGGTGCGGACCGGCACTTCGTGCTGCTGAGCGGCATCGCCGGCCTGCTGGCCGGCGCCTTGTCGATGGGGGCGGGGGAGTACGTCTCCGTCCGGTCGCAGCGCGAGCTGCTCGAGGCGTCCGCGCCGCACCCCGAGGCCGGCAGGGCGGTGTCGGACCTCGACGTCGACGCGAACGAGCTCGCCCTGGTCTACCGGGCGCGCGGGATGTCGGAGGCCGAGGCGACCGAGCACGCCGCACAGGTGCTGTCCGGCATCGGTGAGCGGCGTCCGGCGACCGGTTCCACCGCGGTCACGGACGACCACGAGGCGGTCGGCACCGGCCTGAGCGCCGCGGTGTCGAGCTTCTGCTTCTTCGCCTCGGGCGCGATCATCCCGGTGCTGCCGTTCCTGTTCGGCATGCAGGGGTGGCCGGCGATCGCGGTGGCCGGCGGGCTGGTGGGCATCGCCCTGCTCGGCACCGGTGCCGTCGTCGGCGTGCTGAGCGGAGCGTCTCCCGGCAAGCGTGCCTTCCGGCAGCTCGCCATCGGGTTCGGTGCGGCGATCGTCACCTACGCACTCGGGCTGCTCTTCGGCACCGGGTCGGCCTAG
- a CDS encoding GNAT family N-acetyltransferase has translation MDDVVIRASRPDDMPAVADLRWRWSVDEDGRTPVQTPDEYRRAMTEFAVDHRESHRCVVAERDGVVLGMAWLAVNPRPPAPHVDGDRFAAELQTVYVHPQLRGSGVAGRLVTALLELADELGVERTSVHSSVDGERLYRRLGFGDARLLLQRPPED, from the coding sequence ATGGACGACGTGGTGATCCGGGCCTCCCGGCCTGACGACATGCCGGCGGTGGCCGACCTGCGGTGGCGGTGGAGCGTCGACGAGGACGGCCGCACGCCGGTGCAGACGCCGGACGAGTACCGCCGTGCGATGACGGAGTTCGCGGTCGACCACCGGGAGTCGCACCGGTGCGTCGTCGCCGAGCGGGACGGTGTGGTGCTCGGCATGGCGTGGCTGGCGGTCAACCCGCGACCGCCGGCGCCGCACGTCGACGGCGACCGGTTCGCCGCTGAGCTGCAGACGGTCTACGTGCACCCGCAGCTGCGCGGTTCCGGCGTCGCCGGACGGCTCGTCACGGCCCTGCTGGAGCTCGCCGACGAACTCGGCGTGGAGCGGACGTCGGTGCACTCGAGCGTGGACGGCGAGCGGCTCTACCGGAGGCTCGGGTTCGGCGACGCCCGCCTGTTGCTGCAGCGTCCGCCCGAGGACTGA
- a CDS encoding PaaI family thioesterase, with protein MTDDTTSTTIDPRIDERGIGELAEKMGMVITELSAERAVGSIPVEGNRQPVGLLHGGAYVVLAESLGSMAANVHAGPGRYAVGIELSASHSRSATSGIVTGTCTAIHLGGTLTTHEIVLTDDQGRRCSTVRITNMIRESLTDGPTAQSSGGRCSNRRASPNPSLR; from the coding sequence GTGACCGACGACACCACATCGACCACGATCGATCCCCGCATCGACGAACGCGGCATTGGCGAGCTTGCCGAGAAGATGGGCATGGTCATCACCGAGCTCTCGGCCGAGCGCGCGGTCGGTTCGATCCCCGTCGAGGGCAACCGTCAGCCGGTCGGCCTGCTGCACGGCGGTGCCTACGTCGTCCTCGCGGAGAGCCTCGGTTCGATGGCCGCGAACGTGCACGCCGGGCCCGGCCGCTACGCCGTCGGCATCGAGCTCAGCGCCTCGCACTCCCGGAGCGCCACGAGCGGCATCGTCACGGGCACGTGCACCGCCATCCACCTGGGCGGCACGCTCACCACCCACGAGATCGTCCTGACCGACGACCAGGGTCGCCGGTGCTCCACCGTCCGGATCACGAACATGATCCGCGAGTCGCTGACCGACGGACCGACGGCTCAGTCCTCGGGCGGACGCTGCAGCAACAGGCGGGCGTCGCCGAACCCGAGCCTCCGGTAG
- the polA gene encoding DNA polymerase I: protein MVIDGHSLAFRAFYALPVDSFVNREGQHTNAIHGFISMLLMLLQREKPTHLAVAFDISRFSFRTREYAEYKGTRSETPAEFKGQIPLLQQALEAMGITTVTKEDYEADDILATLSKQGADQGFTVYVVSGDRDSIQLVNDDVTLLYPSVRGVSELTRYDRDKVYERYGIEPHQYPDIAALVGETSDNLIGIDKVGEKTAVKWVTQYGSLDGVLEHADEIKGVVGNNLREQQDRAIRNRRLNRLVTDVELPVGPADVALRPVDETAVRELFAKLQFRTLLDRVFKVAGSGDPAEPAAEGTVTDGAPTPPPVKTLIDEELGYWLERRNATEAANGYGVAVEVIDGRLSAIGIATHDDAVLVPGGSGAKDYEQLSAWFASDAPKHFHDAKAAIKALGTAGFVVNGIAGDARIMGWLAQPGKQGQPLSDLVYQELGEELPTADPNQLVPETDPVNVGVHAWFVLRVTTALRARIDASSLQVLDDIELPLVSVLAGMETIGVGIDRPVLTGLSKELGERAAELAQQAFAEIGHEVNLGSPKQLQEVLFTELAMPKTRKTKTGFSTDAASLADLQEQHPHPFLGLLLQHRDATKLRQIVDTLDAAVVDGRIHTRYEQTGTSTGRVSSTDPNLQNIPVKTAVGRRIRSAFAVAEPYTTLVTADYSQIEMRIMAHLSGDPGLIQAFNEGEDLHRFVGARVFGVDPSEVSNEMRTKVKAMSYGLAYGLSAFGLSKQLRIEQSEARTLMTEYFARFGAVRDYLRNVVEQAREDGYTETIFGRRRPFPDLKSPNRVLRENAERAALNAPIQGSAADIIKIAMLGVADDLREGELQSHLLLQVHDELILEVAPGEQERVEEILRTRMGSAAELSVPLDVSVGVGPNWESAAH from the coding sequence ATGGTCATCGACGGCCACTCGCTCGCCTTCCGGGCCTTCTACGCGCTGCCGGTCGACAGCTTCGTGAACCGCGAGGGGCAGCACACCAACGCGATCCACGGCTTCATCTCGATGCTGCTGATGCTCCTGCAGCGCGAGAAGCCCACCCACCTGGCGGTGGCGTTCGACATCTCCCGGTTCTCGTTCCGCACGCGTGAGTACGCCGAGTACAAGGGCACCCGCTCCGAGACCCCGGCCGAGTTCAAGGGACAGATCCCGCTCCTGCAGCAGGCGCTCGAGGCGATGGGCATCACCACCGTCACGAAAGAGGACTACGAGGCCGACGACATCCTCGCGACCCTCTCCAAGCAGGGCGCCGACCAGGGCTTCACGGTCTACGTGGTCTCCGGTGACCGCGACTCGATCCAGCTCGTCAACGACGACGTCACGCTGCTCTACCCGTCGGTCCGCGGTGTCTCCGAACTCACTCGCTACGACCGCGACAAGGTCTACGAGCGGTACGGCATCGAGCCCCACCAGTACCCGGACATCGCGGCCCTGGTCGGCGAGACCAGCGACAACCTGATCGGCATCGACAAGGTCGGCGAGAAGACCGCGGTCAAGTGGGTGACCCAGTACGGGTCGCTCGACGGCGTCCTCGAGCACGCCGACGAGATCAAGGGCGTCGTCGGCAACAACCTGCGCGAGCAGCAGGACCGGGCGATCCGGAACCGCCGGCTCAACCGCCTGGTCACCGACGTCGAGCTGCCCGTCGGTCCCGCCGACGTCGCGCTCCGCCCGGTCGACGAGACCGCGGTGCGCGAGCTCTTCGCCAAGCTGCAGTTCCGCACGCTGCTCGACCGCGTCTTCAAGGTGGCCGGGTCGGGCGACCCCGCCGAGCCGGCGGCCGAGGGCACCGTCACCGACGGCGCGCCGACCCCGCCGCCCGTCAAGACCCTGATCGACGAAGAACTCGGCTACTGGCTCGAGCGCCGCAACGCGACCGAGGCGGCGAACGGCTACGGCGTCGCGGTCGAGGTCATCGACGGACGCCTCAGCGCCATCGGCATCGCGACCCACGACGACGCCGTGCTGGTGCCGGGCGGCAGCGGCGCGAAGGACTACGAGCAGCTCTCGGCCTGGTTCGCCTCCGACGCCCCGAAGCACTTCCACGACGCCAAGGCCGCCATCAAGGCGCTCGGCACCGCCGGCTTCGTCGTGAACGGCATCGCCGGTGACGCCCGGATCATGGGGTGGCTCGCGCAGCCCGGCAAGCAGGGGCAGCCGCTGTCCGACCTCGTCTACCAGGAGCTCGGCGAAGAACTGCCGACGGCCGACCCGAACCAGCTGGTCCCCGAGACCGATCCGGTCAACGTCGGGGTGCACGCGTGGTTCGTGCTCCGCGTCACCACGGCCCTGCGCGCCCGGATCGACGCGTCCTCGCTGCAGGTCCTCGACGACATCGAGCTGCCGCTCGTGTCGGTGCTGGCCGGCATGGAGACCATCGGTGTCGGCATCGACCGCCCGGTGCTCACCGGCCTGTCGAAGGAACTCGGGGAGCGCGCCGCCGAACTCGCGCAGCAGGCCTTCGCCGAGATCGGGCACGAGGTCAACCTCGGGTCGCCGAAGCAGCTGCAGGAAGTCCTGTTCACCGAGCTCGCGATGCCGAAGACCCGCAAGACCAAGACCGGGTTCTCGACCGACGCCGCGAGCCTGGCCGACCTGCAGGAACAGCACCCGCACCCGTTCCTCGGGCTCCTGCTGCAGCACCGCGACGCCACGAAGCTCCGGCAGATCGTCGACACGCTCGACGCCGCCGTGGTCGACGGGCGCATCCACACCCGCTACGAGCAGACCGGAACGAGCACCGGCCGGGTCTCGTCGACCGACCCGAACCTGCAGAACATCCCGGTGAAGACGGCCGTCGGACGCCGGATCCGGTCGGCGTTCGCGGTCGCCGAGCCGTACACGACGCTCGTGACCGCCGACTACTCGCAGATCGAGATGCGGATCATGGCGCACCTCTCCGGCGACCCGGGGCTCATCCAGGCCTTCAACGAGGGCGAGGACCTGCACCGCTTCGTCGGCGCCCGGGTGTTCGGCGTCGACCCGTCCGAGGTCTCCAACGAGATGCGCACCAAGGTCAAGGCGATGTCCTACGGCCTGGCCTACGGGTTGAGTGCCTTCGGTCTGTCGAAGCAGCTGCGCATCGAGCAGTCCGAGGCCCGCACCCTGATGACCGAGTACTTCGCCCGCTTCGGTGCGGTGCGCGACTACCTGCGCAACGTCGTCGAGCAGGCGCGCGAGGACGGCTACACCGAGACGATCTTCGGTCGTCGTCGCCCGTTCCCCGATCTGAAGAGCCCGAACCGGGTCCTGCGTGAGAACGCCGAACGCGCCGCGCTGAACGCCCCGATCCAGGGTTCGGCCGCCGACATCATCAAGATCGCGATGCTCGGGGTCGCCGACGACCTGCGCGAGGGCGAGCTGCAGTCCCACCTGCTGCTCCAGGTGCACGACGAGCTCATCCTCGAGGTCGCACCCGGTGAGCAGGAGCGTGTGGAGGAGATCCTCCGCACCCGAATGGGCAGCGCTGCCGAGCTGAGCGTCCCGCTCGACGTCTCGGTCGGCGTGGGGCCGAACTGGGAGAGCGCTGCCCACTGA